In the Topomyia yanbarensis strain Yona2022 chromosome 3, ASM3024719v1, whole genome shotgun sequence genome, one interval contains:
- the LOC131693021 gene encoding general odorant-binding protein 45-like, which yields MNRLSTIFTIVLLVATTANGNHKVVLKSLSQAQNECTQYLSQPSYQQDFCHNRCTLRVLRAWNDSTGIIGLPLARHYHYSKQDYSSIYNRTSSCLECRLRDIPTCEVCKRASVSLDCFRQNYGSALETPQLVPLPKLLQISTILECASILQIAPHELPVYASTQFQFNQQARCLIRCIITRQGLYDDARGPNLDRMYVQCGGYDTPEELFKRDAQRCVDRLRAECLDNCTLAARIAKECFPQNSGPVAAATTLLGSVAQAVSSPGVASIFAGPSYVHIPKTGGIPLHPLVDVSLTIEAD from the coding sequence ATGAACCGATTATCAACCATATTTACCATAGTTCTATTGGTAGCTACCACCGCCAACGGGAACCACAAAGTAGTGTTGAAAAGTCTGAGTCAAGCTCAAAATGAATGCACACAGTATCTCTCCCAACCGAGCTACCAGCAGGACTTTTGTCACAATCGCTGCACACTGCGCGTTCTTCGAGCCTGGAACGATTCGACTGGTATCATTGGACTACCACTGGCACGCCACTACCACTACAGCAAACAAGACTACAGCAGCATTTACAATCGCACAAGTAGCTGTCTAGAGTGCAGGCTACGTGATATTCCCACGTGTGAAGTGTGCAAACGGGCTTCCGTATCATTGGACTGCTTCCGTCAGAACTACGGGAGCGCCCTTGAAACACCGCAGCTTGTTCCGCTGCCTAAGCTGCTCCAAATAAGCACCATACTCGAATGTGCCAGCATCCTGCAGATTGCGCCCCACGAGCTTCCAGTGTACGCCAGCACCCAGTTCCAGTTCAATCAGCAAGCTCGCTGTCTGATCCGGTGTATTATCACCCGTCAGGGTCTATACGATGACGCCCGTGGACCCAACCTGGACCGGATGTACGTACAGTGTGGCGGCTATGACACCCCCGAAGAGCTGTTTAAACGGGACGCTCAACGGTGCGTCGACCGGTTGAGGGCCGAGTGTTTGGATAACTGCACGCTGGCCGCACGAATCGCGAAGGAGTGTTTCCCACAGAACTCGGGCCCAGTGGCAGCGGCAACGACTCTCCTAGGGTCAGTCGCACAAGCCGTATCTTCGCCGGGAGTGGCTTCTATTTTCGCGGGACCAAGCTATGTGCATATTCCGAAAACGGGCGGGATTCCGCTGCATCCTTTAGTGGATGTTTCGTTAACCATTGAGGCGGATTAG